Proteins from a genomic interval of Dendropsophus ebraccatus isolate aDenEbr1 chromosome 6, aDenEbr1.pat, whole genome shotgun sequence:
- the LOC138795211 gene encoding LOW QUALITY PROTEIN: platelet glycoprotein V-like (The sequence of the model RefSeq protein was modified relative to this genomic sequence to represent the inferred CDS: inserted 1 base in 1 codon), which translates to MMIILLLVMARFLVAEAFCPVKCDCSKKDLLYCKDKSITDIAKIAIPHNFTFVRITDSQAVEVTDDSFQQMPITLRLSLESNLLSTVTPGAFHDFPLLKSLKLSNNALQSLPTGVFDMLINLEQLFLDRNVLSYLDPHIFQNLRNLSELSLNRNLLKSLNKLSSLPKDIFSSLHKLTXLLLYENLLTAIIPLMFQNLTELVKLNLHSNVIKVIDKDAFYHVPKLRELTLHKNCLQTLAGGLFLYVNRLEALTLYENPFTKFPNTLFGKMDYLKSLWLYNTSLSTLPNFIFTNLTNLESLILTKNRNLHSLPSNTFSGLHRLVELYLHTNNFSALLEEPFQDLPSLQVISLHNNKFDGVSENLFKSLKNLEIVYLNNSNIMSLPGNIFKLVPTLKRVHLEGNPWVCDCRLQYFKMWLVQNKEKVYNSTSLVCQSPSTLEGIPVLKTEELVCPYSTISMGDYYASLSPSPDSSLHRRTTPGEAVSSTVTAHTVSETRKDGRRLEEREEDLGSVGAEERFVHQFQSLFLHFVWHNG; encoded by the exons atgatgattattttaCTGCTTGTCATGGCAAGGTTTTTAGTTGCTGAAGCTTTTTGTCCTGTTAAATGTGACTGCTCAAAGAAAGATTTACTTTACTGTAAAGACAAATCCATTACAGACATCGCCAAAATAGCCATTCCTCACAATTTTACATTTGTACGTATAACTGACTCTCAAGCTGTGGAAGTGACGGATGACAGTTTTCAGCAAATGCCAATTACTTTACGGCTCTCTTTGGAAAGCAACCTGCTCTCTACAGTAACACCTGGAGCTTTTCATGACTTTCCGCTGTTAAAATCTCTTAAGCTTTCAAACAATGCTTTGCAGTCTCTACCTACTGGAGTATTCGATATGTTAATTAATCTGGAACAGTTGTTTTTGGATAGAAACGTATTGTCGTACCTTGATCCACATATATTTCAGAACTTAAGAAATCTATCAGAACTTTCTTTAAACAGGAATCTGCTCAAATCCTT AAATAAGCTGTCCAGTTTGCCCAAAGACATTTTTAGCTCTCTTCATAAATTAA ATTTACTACTCTATGAAAACCTTCTGACAGCGATAATACCATTAATGTTTCAGAACCTCACTGAATTAGTTAAGCTTAACCTTCACTCTAATGTAATCAAAGTAATTGACAAAGACGCCTTTTATCATGTCCCCAAACTACGAGAATTGACCTTGCATAAAAATTGTCTACAGACACTGGCTGGTGGATTATTTCTTTATGTTAATAGATTGGAAGCCTTGACGCTTTATGAAAATCCATTTACTAAATTTCCTAATACACTTTTTGGTAAGATGGACTATCTCAAGTCACTGTGGCTCTATAACACATCCCTTTCAACACTCCCAAATTTTATCTTTACCAATTTAACGAATCTGGAGAGCCTTATCCTAACCAAAAACCGAAATCTTCACAGTCTTCCATCAAATACATTCAGTGGTTTGCACAGACTTGTGGAACTGTATTTGCATACAAATAACTTTAGCGCCCTTCTTGAAGAACCCTTCCAGGATCTACCAAGTCTTCAAGTTATTTCCTTGCACAATAATAAATTTGATGGTGTCTCAGAGAATCTCTTTAAATCTCTTAAAAATCTTGAAATAGTTTATTTAAATAACAGCAACATAATGAGCCTGCCAGGAAACATTTTCAAGTTGGTACCAACACTTAAAAGAGTCCATCTTGAAGGTAATCCCTGGGTGTGTGATTGCAGACTTCAATATTTCAAGATGTGGCTTGTACAGAATAAGGAGAAGGTGTACAACTCTACCTCCCTTGTTTGTCAAAGTCCTTCAACCCTAGAAGGAATACCTGTATTAAAAACTGAAGAACTGGTATGCCCCTACTCAACCATTAGTATGGGGGATTACTACGCATCATTATCACCATCTCCTGACAGTTCATTACATCGTAGGACAACCCCTGGTGAAGCGGTGAGCTCTACTGTAACAGCTCACACTGTAAGTGAGACAA